One region of Chanodichthys erythropterus isolate Z2021 chromosome 19, ASM2448905v1, whole genome shotgun sequence genomic DNA includes:
- the ndufb8 gene encoding NADH dehydrogenase [ubiquinone] 1 beta subcomplex subunit 8, mitochondrial → MAALRAGLLTRALTKGKTPRISEIVLGTRAASGGSKDMLPGPYPKTPEERAAAAKKYNMTLEDYQPFPDDGMGHGDYPMLPNRSQQERDPWYQWDHPDLRRNWGEPLHYDFDMYIRNRVDTSPSPVDWRTMRNTLLGFVGFMMLMFGLGEMFPCYQPVAPKQYPYNNLYLERGGDPEKEPETVNHYEI, encoded by the exons ATGGCGGCCCTCAGAGCGGGTCTCCTGACCCGAGCACTAACTAAAGGAAAAACACCGAGAATCTCGGAAATTGTCCTCGGAACGAGAGCAG CCTCTGGTGGTTCGAAGGACATGCTGCCCGGTCCGTACCCCAAAACCCCAGAGGAGAGGGCAGCAGCGGCCAAGAAATACAACATGACCCTGGAAGATTACCAGCCCTTTCCTGATGACGGCATGGG GCATGGTGACTACCCCATGCTGCCGAACCGATCGCAGCAAGAGAGAGACCCCTGGTATCAGTGGGACCATCCTGATCTGAGGAGGAACTGGGGAGAGCCG CTCCACTATGACTTCGACATGTACATCAGGAACAGGGTTGACACGTCTCCGAGTCCTGTGGACTGGAGGACCATGCGTAACACCCTGCTGGGGTTCGTGGGCTTCATGATGCTGATGTTTGGCTTGGGCGAGATGTTCCCCTGCTACCAGCCCGTG GCACCTAAACAGTATCCTTACAACAACCTGTATCTGGAGAGAGGTGGAGATCCAGAGAAAGAACCAGAAACTGTCAATCATTATGAAATCTAA